Genomic window (Scleropages formosus chromosome 16, fSclFor1.1, whole genome shotgun sequence):
tataatattaaaatggGACCACTATTGGTTGCTTACCTTTTTCTTATTGCAAATGAAGAAACTCAGTATCACGATGAAGATGACAATTATGATAACAACTAAAATCACATATCCTAAAAAGAAATAGATAAGATTTgaaggaaagaaatgtaaaggtctgtgtatgtaaataataaaacatgttaTCAAATTAATTGTATCTTTGCATTAGATTCCAATGCGTGGTGAGCTTAATTACTGAATTACTATCTTTTCCTTTAGTGAGATGACTAAAATGTAAATCCATTGATGTTGatactaaattaataatatcCTTACCATAATGGCTGTTATTCTTTTTGTATTCTGTACTCTTGGTGGTAGAtgctaaaaaaaacaacagcgcAGTCCTTTCAATTCCTGAAGGAATCTAGACcaattacatttatcagacattttttctccaaagcaaactctatgtagtgttaccagcccacacacattatttaccacggtgactgacactgctagatacactacttacactgggtcactcatccatacatcagtggaacacacacactctttctgtcactcacacactatgggtgaacctgaacagcatgtcttcggactgtgggaggaaacccatgcagacagggggagaagatgactgagcagggatcaaacccatgtcctcttatatcacccaggtggtgtgagacagcaccactactcactgcgccaccttgccACCTGATCACACCACAGAAGTTCAGAACATCACGCTTATTATTTCATGAAATTAATGGCCGTTATGGTGCTTGTCTCTTCTGTATTCTGTTAGGTACGTAAGGAGTATGTATCTTCAACTTGTGCTATATTTGATAGTAATTATATGGCAGAGGTGCAGTATTAGCTGAACAAGGTTTAAGTTACACAATGAGATATGCAAGCAACATAGAACAAACTGTATTTGGCGTgactttgttttcattgcattGTAATATattctgaatgttttaaaatgataaaacagtGCGTAAACTCCATTACTCATTTATTATATTCTCTCCTTTGTACAGTTTGATTAGTTTTAGGTCAAGaagatttttttctgctccttAGGACTTTACGTCctacatttttcactgttgcCGAGCACAATGTCCCAGCTTAGTTTGTCTCTCGTGGTGTTGAGAGCTGCGAGAATCTCACCTCGCCTGGAAACAGGAGCAATGGACTTGGTAGTTTTTAGTGCTGCGGTGGTGGTGCTCATGAAGCTCGGCCTGGTGGTGACTTTCGATGTGGTCTGACTGgctggtgctgctgttgttgctgctctTGTTGCTGCTcttgttgttgctgttggtgctgctgctgtttgcgTTTCAGCTGTTTCCACCTCGGCGTTATTTCTCGGAGTGCTGGCGTTAAGGCTGAAACTATCTGTCCTGTTTATGGCCTCGCTTGTAATAGCAGTTGTTGAAGGGGTTTCATCAGAGAGACTGAAGGAACTATTGATGTTGTCTGCATTAGAGACTCCTAGAAGAACTTGACATAAAATAAGGCGTGTCAGTGTGTTTGCATTACAAGTTTTAATGATTTGTTAATGGGTTACCGTCAGACTGGAAGGACAACCCTGTGGTAAGGTTTGTGTATTCTAGAAAAATGTTATAACCATCAAGAGAGAAATTtcagaagtaaaacaaaaatgaaataatcttAAATAATATGCTTACCGAGGAAGAAGAGGCACATATAGGTTGAAGGCATCTTCGCAGTCATCAGACCAACTGGCAAGTACTAGTGAGCAGGATTTCCTCACTAACTGAACTCACTATCTCACACCGGACTTAGCAATCTAACCACAAAACAGGATCCTTGGCTCTGAACGTCACAGgacataagaaaaaataaaacaactgcatgtaaatgacattaaatgtaatgcaagtttGTACTTTGATTACAGTTTGTGTAAAATGCTCTGTTTGACAAGGCAGGGATTTGTAAGCTGAGCGGACAATGGCATGAAATGTATGAATTCACTATGTATGGATTGACCCTCCGTCCATCGGATCGTTTTTATTAACGCCTTATTTAAGGATCATGGTGACTTGAAACATATCCAGGGAATCAGAGGGTAACAGATGGGATTGCACATCCCTACATCCCCAAGTCACAAACTCTCCAGTCAAGGACATAAGAGTCACATTTTCCtacaaaaagcatgttttttaaTGAGAGAAAAACTCAGGGGAGTTTTCTACACACAGGGTGATGAGAACCTGCCACCGCTTGTCTCCACCAGGTGTAAATTCTGATCTAATCTATATTTACTATTTTCACCGTGCACCTCTCCACAGTGACAAGATGAGATACAAATActccctgttttgtttttgttattacaCTTTGCCACCATCAGTCAGGTGTGGCCTGCATGTGGTGTCTAAGGCATTGAGCTAAACTGTGGGAAATGTCTCCCATCAGTGTGAACACTAGGTGGCGCTATTGATACAGCACAATTTAGGGTGGTggcataaatgtgatgtaaatgtcagAATAAGGAAGcttctgttatattttttcagctCCCTCTGAAACAAAAGACTGAGTTTtctttagcagtttttttttaagaagacatgtataaaataagaattaaaattcCAAAACAAACTATATGTCTGTCACATTTGGCACTGTCACACCAACTGTTTCAAAGATAAGCAGTTAAATTTCCTCACAGCATTTCCAAGGTGCTGGTTGGTGAATAGTAGCATAGTGTCAGTTCTGAAATGTTAGCGGTACATTTAATACGCTGCTCATGAGTGCAACTCAGAAATAGCCCATGTTGGCATATCGttgatatttttttcctcctttttcagctaAATTATTCGAGCAAAACACCAACAGCATCACAGCGATGGAAGTGTTTGGTCATGCTGAGGAAAGAGGACTGAGAaggaagaggtgtgtgtgcagggggcggtcatttattgctgtttatttcCCAATGCCAGAAGTAATCGTTGGCAGGATTAGTGCTGTGTGCCACCCAGTCCCCGGTGCTCTTCACAGCCATTCCTGCAGACTTCCAGTGGCTGGACGGTCCTGCTCGCAGGGGGCTCTTAATCCAGTGCTGAATGGCCTCGGCCAGGTCCTGTGCCACTTATCGTGGCATCAGAGCAGGACAGGCCGGCCCCAGCCGAGTGGATGAGCTAATCGCCCTCCTGGAGGTGTTGGGAGGCCGGACCACCCACCCGGCGGATTCAGTCGCGAGATTCACAGCAGCCGTTTCGTGACCCGCTGTCCCGCTCCACTCTCGAAGGCGCTCGCATTGTTCCCGC
Coding sequences:
- the LOC108924349 gene encoding uncharacterized protein LOC108924349; its protein translation is MTAKMPSTYMCLFFLVLLGVSNADNINSSFSLSDETPSTTAITSEAINRTDSFSLNASTPRNNAEVETAETQTAAAPTATTRAATRAATTAAPASQTTSKVTTRPSFMSTTTAALKTTKSIAPVSRRASTTKSTEYKKNNSHYGYVILVVIIIVIFIVILSFFICNKKKQYSLNSQNAPQEDTGIPLNAMDQEAFESVSPKEPKTIVTNETEAAPERPKSEAGGEKPEEDKRNPANSTGKDSTSSQAHLISTDMPEERLLNVKQMDTDVSNQTSVESLKDQMVENSKSNTGNAIATEVPTVREQTDSFSEVQLNEPV